In Thalassoglobus sp. JC818, one DNA window encodes the following:
- a CDS encoding A24 family peptidase codes for MTMFLTIMALSIVITATIWDFRERRIPNWLTLPAIPLGIVCQSLMFGWAGFQSSLLGFAIGFGVFFLLFATGGSGGGDVKLMGGLGTWLGAQTIISVIVMSAVVVLFLLIVSLLRKITNPARNNEPHTVAFAPPVCVALLLILVAKM; via the coding sequence ATGACGATGTTCCTCACGATCATGGCTCTCTCGATCGTTATCACCGCGACGATCTGGGACTTCCGGGAAAGACGAATCCCGAACTGGCTGACGCTCCCCGCCATTCCGCTCGGCATTGTCTGTCAATCACTGATGTTCGGTTGGGCCGGTTTCCAATCGTCACTCCTGGGATTTGCCATTGGCTTCGGCGTTTTCTTCCTCCTCTTCGCAACCGGCGGCAGTGGAGGCGGAGATGTGAAACTGATGGGCGGGCTCGGGACGTGGCTCGGTGCTCAGACAATCATCTCAGTGATCGTCATGTCGGCAGTAGTCGTGCTCTTTCTTCTGATCGTGAGTCTTCTTCGCAAAATCACGAATCCTGCACGCAACAATGAACCTCACACCGTTGCGTTCGCCCCGCCAGTGTGCGTTGCTCTTCTGCTAATTCTCGTTGCGAAGATGTGA
- a CDS encoding TadE family protein, protein MRNRRSSLKLTTSSASQRSGSVTLEFIVSVPVVFILLLAVLTFWFYSLAQFAATSALIEGTRQATLAQPSQLVLDSVGAANDRVDTVISTFNEHLRIHCLEIADEANGFPDDPEISNATIVVEFYQQAPIVRPADAEFVPERTTPPPSDANEVVVTLGFHLTGNPDAIKPCGPVPNWLAPVGFDLDGSHFQMTTRGRLE, encoded by the coding sequence ATGAGAAACCGGCGTTCAAGCCTGAAACTGACCACCTCTTCCGCGTCACAGCGGTCGGGATCGGTAACGCTTGAATTTATCGTATCGGTCCCGGTGGTTTTCATCCTGCTCCTCGCGGTGCTCACCTTCTGGTTCTATTCTCTCGCTCAATTCGCAGCGACGTCGGCGCTCATCGAGGGAACTCGACAGGCAACTTTGGCCCAACCGAGCCAACTCGTTCTCGATTCGGTCGGGGCGGCCAATGATCGCGTCGACACAGTGATCTCGACGTTTAACGAACACTTGCGAATCCATTGCCTCGAGATCGCTGATGAGGCCAACGGCTTTCCCGACGATCCTGAAATCTCGAATGCAACAATCGTGGTGGAGTTCTATCAGCAGGCCCCCATAGTTCGTCCTGCAGATGCGGAATTTGTCCCGGAACGCACAACTCCTCCCCCTTCAGATGCAAACGAAGTCGTCGTCACACTTGGATTCCACCTCACTGGAAACCCAGATGCGATCAAGCCATGTGGACCTGTTCCCAACTGGTTAGCTCCCGTTGGATTTGATCTCGATGGCAGCCATTTTCAAATGACAACTCGTGGACGCCTTGAGTGA